One Fuerstiella marisgermanici DNA window includes the following coding sequences:
- a CDS encoding HEAT repeat domain-containing protein — MRLITTLACAIGLLNTSAVVDAGLFDFGRGKQQLSCAEDCQTACRPRIARPSWINIFSHQRKSSNCCDTGGCTIGSNASCCAPDGCAPICESTCCAPAACSCSACCGEGGLCSPNGCGDLLTGCFNPNCHHDGCCSPATKCEVAELIAESKTACYARHRRSAIHKLGDHYDCCCHPEIMNAFICALNDSDERVRAKAADEIGDQMRRNRCICGAPVIRALKFSLADCDRHVRRQAEEALQLCGYDIVDGCCQGQYCAAPCDSCAAQPSVAPFATPSMSDELLPADGMNSPMPVPESSMPPATPDVPQSEAEAADEPTVTTLQHFFTGQVHEIQQVSADCGLATAVE; from the coding sequence ATGCGACTCATCACTACACTCGCCTGCGCTATCGGCCTGCTCAATACCTCTGCCGTCGTTGACGCGGGGCTGTTCGACTTTGGGCGTGGCAAGCAGCAACTAAGCTGTGCCGAAGACTGTCAAACAGCCTGCCGCCCGCGAATCGCTCGGCCAAGCTGGATTAACATTTTCAGCCATCAACGAAAGTCGTCCAACTGTTGTGACACTGGCGGCTGCACAATCGGGAGCAACGCATCATGCTGTGCGCCCGACGGTTGCGCGCCGATTTGTGAAAGCACATGTTGTGCTCCGGCGGCGTGTAGTTGTTCGGCGTGTTGTGGCGAAGGAGGCCTTTGTTCGCCAAACGGCTGCGGCGACCTGCTGACAGGCTGCTTCAACCCCAACTGCCATCACGACGGATGCTGCAGTCCGGCTACAAAATGCGAAGTTGCGGAGCTGATCGCCGAGTCGAAAACCGCCTGCTACGCTCGCCACCGCCGATCCGCCATTCACAAGCTGGGTGACCACTACGATTGTTGCTGTCACCCCGAAATCATGAACGCTTTCATCTGTGCCCTGAATGACAGCGACGAACGAGTGCGTGCCAAAGCGGCCGACGAAATCGGCGATCAGATGCGTCGCAATCGCTGCATCTGCGGTGCTCCCGTGATTCGCGCGTTGAAGTTCAGCCTGGCAGACTGTGATCGGCACGTCCGTCGCCAGGCGGAAGAAGCGTTGCAGCTTTGTGGCTATGACATCGTGGATGGTTGTTGTCAGGGCCAGTACTGTGCCGCACCGTGCGATAGCTGTGCTGCTCAGCCGTCGGTCGCTCCGTTTGCGACGCCGTCAATGTCTGACGAATTGCTCCCGGCAGACGGGATGAATAGTCCGATGCCCGTTCCGGAAAGTTCTATGCCACCTGCGACACCGGACGTTCCTCAATCGGAAGCCGAAGCCGCCGATGAGCCGACCGTCACGACGCTGCAACACTTCTTCACTGGCCAGGTGCATGAAATTCAACAGGTTTCCGCCGACTGCGGTCTGGCGACTGCTGTGGAATAG